Below is a window of Saccharomonospora viridis DSM 43017 DNA.
GGTCGTCGAACACCGACACGTCCAGTTCGGCGCCGAGGCGGCGTGCGATCACCCCCACGACGGTGGCGGGATCGACCGGCACCGATCCCACGCCGAGCGCGAGCACCATCGCCACGGCGAGTGCGAGACCGAGTACCAGGTGCGGCACCCAGCCCGAACGCAACCACGAGGGGGTGGGCCCATCGTCGAGCGTGGTGGTCATCAGCGCAGGTCGAGTGCGCGGATCTGCTCGGCCACCGACGTCGCGCCGTCGACGAGGCGGACCCCGGGGGTGGACTCCGAGAACGGGATGGTGACGAACCGTTCGTGGCGCACCGCGTCGAGCTGCGACAGCACCTCGTCCTGCCGCAACATCGCGATCTTGTCCTCGGCCGTGGACCACGCGGCGTCGGCCAACACGATGACCTCGGGATCGGCGGCGACGACGTCCTCCCAACTCACGTCCGCCCAGCCGCCCTCGACGTCGGCGAAGACGTTCGTGGCGCCGATCGCGTCGAGGATGAGCTGTGGTCCGCCGCCACCGGCGCCCGCCAACGCGGTCTTGTCGCCGGAGTCGAACCAGAACACCTCGATGCCCTCGCCGACCGATTCGCGTTCGAGCGCGGCGAGCTGGTCGGCCTGTTCCTCGCGGATACGTTCGGCCCGTTCGGGAACCCCGAAAACGGCGGCGACGTCGGCGATCTCCTGCCAGACCGAGTCGAAGGTGACGTCCGGTTCGGGCGCCTCCGCGCCGCAGCCGAACGGGGAGACGTAGGTGGCGACACCGAGTTCGTGCAGTGTCGCGCGGTCCCCGGCGGCCTCCGCGTCGAACGCCGAGATGTAGGAGGCGTAGACGAAGTCCGGTTCGGCGGCCAGGATCGTCTCGTGGTCGGGGTACTGATCGGCCAGCACGGGCACCGTCTCGTACGCCGATCGCCACTTCTCGGGCACGGCGTCGTCGAGGTAGGCGGTGCCGGCCAGTCGCTCCTCGACCCCGAGCGCCAACGCCACCTCGGTGGCGCCCTGGTTCATGGTGATCGCCGACGAGGGTGGGGAGTCCACTGTGGAGGTAATACCGCAGCTGCTGACCTCGACGGGATACGCCGCCGCGGAGCCGATGTCGGCGTCGGCGTCAGCGTCCTCGGGAGCGCCGACGCAGGCGGAGGGTAGGAGGACAGCGAACGACAGGGCGAGGGCGAACAGCAGACGACGAAAGGTCACGGGCTCTTTCCTCCGAGGCTCGTACGCGGAGCCTGTAGCGGACAGGTGACGCGGACACGAGGTCCACGGCCAGCAGGTCTTCGGACTCGGGATCACCCGGACGGAGCGCCTTCCCAGGTTCGCACCCAGTGGCTTCGTGCTCCGCCCGTCACCCTCACCGCTGCGCGTCAGTCCCGGATTCTCACCGGGTTCCCTGACTCAGCTCGCGCTGAGTTCGACTGGCGAGGTGACAATAACACCCCGCCGCGGGAAGGGCCATAGGTTTGCGACTGGCACGATGACATCGTGACCGGAAGAACTCGCCGCGATGCGTGTCCCGGTGTGCTCCGCCCCTGGGTCGCGGACGACGGCGCCCTCGTGCGGCTGCGACTGCCGAGGGGGGCGGTGACCTTCGAGGCACTCGCGGAACTGTTGCGTGTGGCCGAACGTCACGGCGACGGAACGGTGTATCTGACCAGCCGCGCCAATGTTCAGGTGCGCGGTCTGTCGCATCTCGACGGTCAGCTGGAGGACGAGGTGGTGTATGCCGTTCTCGCCACGGGGTTGGTGCCTTCGACCACCCACGAGCGGGTGCGCAACATCATGGCCTCCCCGCTGACCGGACGGGCGGGGGGACGTGCCGACCTGCGCCCGGTGGTCGACGACCTCGACGCCCGCCTGTGCGCCGAACCTCGGCTCGCGGGGTTGGCGGGCCGTTTCCTGTTCGTGCTCGACGACGGGCGCGGTGATCTCGTAGGACGTGACCTGGACCTCGGCCTCGTGGCGGTGGACGCGGAGTCCGCCCAGGTACGGGCGGGACGGCACGGCTGGGGACCGGTGATACCGCTGGACCAGGCCGCGGCGGCGCTCACCGCGCTTGCGGTGTCCTTCGTCGAACGCGCCGGTACCGCGCCGAATGCGCCGTGGCACGTCGACGAACTCGACGGAGGCGGTACGGCTCTGTTGGGTGCGCCACGGAAGCGGCGTGTCGAGACCCGGATCAGCAGTGGGCCCCCACCGCTTGGCAAGATCGCCCAGCAGGACGGCCGCGTCGCCGAGCATGTGCCGGTGCCCGACGGTCGTGTGGATGCTCGCCTCTTGGCCGAGTTGGCCGCCCTGTCGCCGCGTGAGCTGATCGTGACCCCGTGGCGCACCGTTGTCGTCCCGGATCTGGAGAACACATGAGTCTTGTCCCACCGACCCGTCGTTACGCCTATGCCACCGACGGCGCCGCGATCTACGCCGAGTCGTTCGCGACGATCCGCGCCGAGGCGGATCTGTCCGCCGTGCCCGCGGACGCCGAGAAGGTGGCCGTCCGGATGATCCACGCCTGCGGACAGACCGACCTCGCCACCGACCTGGTCATCCATCCGGATCTGGTCCGGGCCGCGAGGACGGCCCTCGAGGCGGGGGCTCCGATCCTGACCGATGCGCGCATGGTGGCCGAGGGGGTCACCCGGGCGCGGCTCCCACGGGACAACGAGGTCCGCTGCTATCTGCGTGACGAACGGGTCCCCGACCTCGCCCGCGCCTGGGGCACGACCCGTTCCGCCGCGGCCGTCTCGCTGTGGGCCGAACGGCTGGAAGGCGCGGTCGTGGCGATCGGCAACGCCCCCACCGCCCTGTTCCACCTGTTGGAGATGCTCCGCGACGGTGCCCCGCGTCCGGCCGCGATCATCGGCACACCCGTCGGATTCGTCGGCGCCGCCGAGTCCAAACAGGCGCTCGTCGATCTCGCGACGGACGAACCCGGGCTCGAAGTCCCTTACCTCGTCGTTCGGGGTCGCCGCGGCGGATCGGCGATGGCCGCTTCGGCACTCAACGCCCTGGCTCAGGAGGAGGAATGATCGGCACGCTCTACGGTGTGGGAGTCGGCCCCGGCGACCCCGAACTGATCACGCTGAAGGCGGCCCGACTCATCGGCGCGGCCGACGTCGTCGCCTATCACGCGGGGGTCGGCAAACAGTCGAACGCGCGGCGCATCGCCGCCGATCTGCTCCCACCGGGGGTCGTCGAGGAGGAGCTGGTCTACCCGGTCACGACACAGACCACCGATCACCCCGGGGGTTACGCCGGGGCGATGGCCGACTTCTACGCCGAATGTGCCGCGCGTCTGCGCGCGCATTTGGCGGCGGGCCGTGACGTCGTCGTCCTCACCGAGGGCGATCCGATGTTCTACGGCTCGTTCATGTACCTGCACGATCGGCTGGCCGCGGAGTTCCCCACCGAGGTGGTGGCCGGGGTACCCGCGTTCGCGGCGGCCACCGCCTCCGCCTCGTTGCCGCTCGTGCGCCAGACGGACGTGTTGACCGTCCTGCCCGGCACCCTGCCCGAACCCGAACTCGCCCGCAGGCTCGCCGACACCGACGGTGCGGTGATCATGAAGCTCGGTCGCACGTTCGGCAAGGTCCGCTCCGCGCTGGAACAGGCCGGACGTCTGGAGGGCGCCTGGTACGTGGAACGGGCCTCGATGGACGTCGAACGGGTGCTGCCCGTCGCCGACGTCGACCCGGAGGAGGTGCCGTACTTCTCGGTGATCCTGGTGCCCGGCGATACCAGGCCGGGCGTGGCCCGCTACGACCGGACGACCACGACCACCGTGCCGACCACGGCCGCTGAGGCGAGCGAGGTGGCCGCCGACCCGTCGGCGGA
It encodes the following:
- a CDS encoding sulfite reductase subunit beta, which codes for MTGRTRRDACPGVLRPWVADDGALVRLRLPRGAVTFEALAELLRVAERHGDGTVYLTSRANVQVRGLSHLDGQLEDEVVYAVLATGLVPSTTHERVRNIMASPLTGRAGGRADLRPVVDDLDARLCAEPRLAGLAGRFLFVLDDGRGDLVGRDLDLGLVAVDAESAQVRAGRHGWGPVIPLDQAAAALTALAVSFVERAGTAPNAPWHVDELDGGGTALLGAPRKRRVETRISSGPPPLGKIAQQDGRVAEHVPVPDGRVDARLLAELAALSPRELIVTPWRTVVVPDLENT
- a CDS encoding ABC transporter substrate-binding protein, with the translated sequence MTFRRLLFALALSFAVLLPSACVGAPEDADADADIGSAAAYPVEVSSCGITSTVDSPPSSAITMNQGATEVALALGVEERLAGTAYLDDAVPEKWRSAYETVPVLADQYPDHETILAAEPDFVYASYISAFDAEAAGDRATLHELGVATYVSPFGCGAEAPEPDVTFDSVWQEIADVAAVFGVPERAERIREEQADQLAALERESVGEGIEVFWFDSGDKTALAGAGGGGPQLILDAIGATNVFADVEGGWADVSWEDVVAADPEVIVLADAAWSTAEDKIAMLRQDEVLSQLDAVRHERFVTIPFSESTPGVRLVDGATSVAEQIRALDLR
- a CDS encoding precorrin-2 C(20)-methyltransferase, with protein sequence MIGTLYGVGVGPGDPELITLKAARLIGAADVVAYHAGVGKQSNARRIAADLLPPGVVEEELVYPVTTQTTDHPGGYAGAMADFYAECAARLRAHLAAGRDVVVLTEGDPMFYGSFMYLHDRLAAEFPTEVVAGVPAFAAATASASLPLVRQTDVLTVLPGTLPEPELARRLADTDGAVIMKLGRTFGKVRSALEQAGRLEGAWYVERASMDVERVLPVADVDPEEVPYFSVILVPGDTRPGVARYDRTTTTTVPTTAAEASEVAADPSAEVVVVGLGPGPDEWLSPEASQVLAEVDHVVGYGPYVARVPQRAGLVRHASGNTVEVDRARKALELALAGERVAVVSGGDAGIFGMASAVFEAAEDPRYADVAVRVVPGISAVQAVAARAGAPIGADFAVLSLSDRLKPWTVVEQRLRAAAQADLVLALYNPRSRSRSEQLAKAQAVLLEHRGPDTVVVVGRDVGREQESLTVTTLGALDPETIDMKCLLIVGASATRVTRSGRVWSPRFVK
- a CDS encoding precorrin-8X methylmutase translates to MSLVPPTRRYAYATDGAAIYAESFATIRAEADLSAVPADAEKVAVRMIHACGQTDLATDLVIHPDLVRAARTALEAGAPILTDARMVAEGVTRARLPRDNEVRCYLRDERVPDLARAWGTTRSAAAVSLWAERLEGAVVAIGNAPTALFHLLEMLRDGAPRPAAIIGTPVGFVGAAESKQALVDLATDEPGLEVPYLVVRGRRGGSAMAASALNALAQEEE